Proteins co-encoded in one Ciconia boyciana chromosome 14, ASM3463844v1, whole genome shotgun sequence genomic window:
- the FAM110A gene encoding protein FAM110A: MPVEALQAGDAMKGVTVTAPFTSAMPIRILRKGPAYFRRRAEPGAGKPSAVERLEADKAKYVKSQQVASTKQEPVKPPLLKQPLFTPGVRRVALTPSRRAPPGPRRAEAGGPKTTLDLEILNNLINLCDSPFPKAESPLGRERKWRAEAPAALGGGAEGAGKPLESPAAAKPPGSMAVRRVDVRPCGAPRGQVTPVPASPVLGGLPAAPARSSPARPESARRQPLLHRSKSDLSDRLSRATADLERFFNYCGLDPEEVQDVGTEHFARASSDIVSLKFHSVSTASSEGGCSPPSAATPEGRPAQRVPYGISIIERNARVIKWLYGLRQAREPQQVSNV, encoded by the coding sequence ATGCCCGTCGAGGCACTGCAAGCCGGCGATGCCATGAAGGGGGTGACGGTGACAGCGCCCTTCACCTCGGCCATGCCCATCCGCATCCTCCGCAAGGGCCCCGCGTATTTCCGCCGGCGCGCCGAGCCGGGTGCCGGGAAGCCCAGCGCCGTGGAGAGGCTGGAGGCCGACAAGGCCAAGTACGTGAAGAGCCAGCAGGTCGCCAGCACCAAGCAGGAGCCGGTGAAGCCGCCGCTGCTCAAGCAGCCCCTCTTCACCCCGGGGGTGCGCCGGGTTGCGCTCACCCCCAGCCGCAGGGCacccccggggccgcgccgtGCCGAGGCCGGTGGCCCGAAGACCACCCTTGACCTGGAGATCCTCAACAACCTCATCAACCTCTGTGACAGCCCCTTCCCCAAGGCGGAGAGCCCACTGGGCCGGGAGCGCAAGTGGAGGGCGGAGGCACCGGCGGCGCTGGGCGGTGGGGCGGAGGGTGCTGGCAAGCCGCTGGAGAGCCCCGCTGCTGCCAAGCCGCCCGGCAGCATGGCCGTGCGGAGGGTGGACGTCCGTCCCTGCGGGGCTCCGCGGGGCCAAGTGACGCCGGTGCCCGCGTCCCCTGTCCTGGGCGGGCTGCCTGCGGCCCCGGCACGGAGCTCGCCTGCCCGCCCCGAGAgcgcccgccggcagcccctGCTGCACCGCTCCAAGTCGGACCTGAGCGACCGGCTCTCGCGGGCCACCGCCGACCTGGAGCGCTTCTTCAACTACTGCGGCCTCGACCCCGAGGAGGTGCAGGATGTGGGCACCGAGCACTTCGCCCGTGCCAGCTCCGACATCGTGTCCCTCAAGTTTCACAGCGTGAGCACGGCCAGCTCGGAGGGCGGCTGCTCGCCACCCAGCGCTGCCACACCGGAGGGGCGGCCGGCCCAGCGCGTCCCCTACGGCATCTCCATCATCGAGCGCAACGCCCGCGTCATCAAGTGGCTGTACGGGCTGCGCCAGGCCAGGGAGCCCCAGCAGGTCTCCAACGTGTAG